Proteins encoded within one genomic window of Ammonifex degensii KC4:
- a CDS encoding isoprenyl transferase has protein sequence MPNPVKRQLVGNSEELPRNEKELLALIRPEALPRHVAVIMDGNGRWAAQRGLPRSAGHQAGIETLRRVVELCGELGIPILSAYAFSTENWRRPPEEVNFLMNLFVEYAAREIEELREKGVRVKVIGCRSELPPAVLAAAERLERETAQGERLLLNLAVNYGARREIVDAVRAIARKVRAGELEPEEIDEDTVAAHLYTAGLPDPDLLIRPAGEMRVSNFLLWQLAYTELYVTPVFWPDFSRVDFLQALVAYQRRERRFGGLKMS, from the coding sequence ATGCCCAACCCGGTAAAACGGCAGTTGGTGGGTAATTCGGAAGAACTGCCCCGGAATGAAAAAGAGCTTTTAGCTCTCATACGACCGGAGGCCCTGCCCCGGCATGTGGCCGTTATCATGGACGGTAACGGGCGCTGGGCCGCGCAGAGGGGGCTTCCGCGCTCCGCCGGCCACCAGGCAGGAATCGAGACTTTGAGGCGGGTAGTGGAGCTTTGTGGTGAACTGGGCATTCCTATCCTTTCGGCCTATGCCTTTTCCACCGAGAACTGGCGCCGCCCCCCGGAAGAGGTAAACTTCCTCATGAACCTCTTCGTGGAGTACGCCGCTCGGGAGATCGAAGAGCTGCGGGAAAAAGGGGTTAGGGTGAAGGTGATAGGCTGCCGTTCGGAGTTACCGCCGGCAGTACTGGCGGCGGCCGAGCGGCTGGAGAGGGAGACGGCACAGGGAGAACGCCTCCTGCTCAATCTGGCGGTTAACTACGGTGCCCGCAGGGAAATAGTGGACGCAGTACGCGCCATCGCCCGCAAGGTCCGTGCAGGGGAGTTGGAACCGGAGGAAATCGACGAGGATACAGTGGCGGCCCACCTTTACACGGCGGGGCTGCCCGATCCCGATCTGCTCATCCGCCCTGCCGGGGAGATGCGGGTTAGCAATTTCCTCCTCTGGCAGCTAGCCTACACGGAGCTTTACGTAACCCCGGTCTTCTGGCCCGACTTCAGCAGGGTGGACTTCCTGCAAGCTCTGGTGGCCTACCAGCGCCGGGAACGGCGCTTCGGGGGCCTGAAAATGAGTTAG
- the rpsB gene encoding 30S ribosomal protein S2, with protein sequence MAIVTMKQLLEAGVHFGHQTRRWNPKMAPYIFTDRNGIYIIDLQKTLKKLEEAYYFVRDLAAQGGTILFVGTKRQAQQTIEEEATRCGMFFVNQRWLGGMLTNFQTIKRRIERLRELEEMEANGEIDLRPRKEAMRLRKEKEKLEKYFRGVKNMHSLPSALFVVDPRKEKIAVAEARKKGIPIVAIVDTNCDPDEIDYVIPGNDDAIRAIRLITSKIADAVIEGREGVVAEPAPEEAEEEIVG encoded by the coding sequence GTGGCCATAGTTACGATGAAGCAGTTGCTCGAGGCGGGCGTGCACTTCGGTCACCAGACCAGGCGCTGGAACCCCAAGATGGCCCCCTATATCTTCACCGACCGTAACGGGATCTACATCATCGACCTGCAGAAGACCCTAAAGAAGCTGGAGGAAGCCTACTACTTCGTCCGCGATCTGGCTGCCCAGGGAGGAACCATCCTCTTCGTGGGCACCAAGCGGCAGGCGCAGCAGACCATTGAGGAAGAGGCCACCCGTTGCGGTATGTTCTTCGTCAACCAGCGGTGGCTGGGGGGCATGCTTACCAACTTCCAGACCATAAAGAGGCGCATCGAGCGCCTGCGGGAGCTGGAGGAGATGGAGGCCAACGGCGAGATAGACCTCAGGCCCCGCAAGGAGGCCATGCGCCTGCGCAAGGAAAAGGAGAAGCTGGAGAAGTACTTCCGCGGGGTTAAGAACATGCACTCGCTCCCCTCGGCCCTCTTCGTGGTGGATCCGCGCAAAGAAAAGATAGCTGTGGCGGAGGCCCGCAAGAAGGGCATACCTATAGTCGCCATCGTGGACACCAACTGCGACCCGGACGAGATCGACTATGTCATCCCGGGTAACGACGACGCTATCCGGGCCATCCGGCTCATAACCAGCAAGATAGCGGACGCCGTGATCGAGGGGCGAGAAGGAGTAGTGGCAGAGCCCGCTCCGGAAGAGGCGGAAGAAGAAATAGTCGGCTAA
- the rseP gene encoding RIP metalloprotease RseP: MGIVLTILAVIFVFGLIIFIHEAGHFLAARLVGVGVYEFSLGFGPRLGGFKRHKTEYNLRLVPLGGYVRLVGMDPEDKEREAPYSFARKPVWSRMLVILAGPFMNFFLAVLMLAIVFFWQGIPVATTRIAEVLPHYPAAAAGFKPGDRIVAIDGQPVNSWKEIAKIIGSGPSQERTITVERDGKFINLVVSPQPDETGKNKIGIVPVVVTEHPGLLGSLKQGVVATANMIKLIFLFLGHLLLHQAPADIGGPVRIAVETGKVAQMGLSPLLQFTAFLSINVGFFNLLPIPALDGARFLFLLWEGVTRRPLDPKKENLVHLVGFALLLFLIVVITYRDLLHLTGGMGK, from the coding sequence GTGGGGATAGTCTTAACCATCCTGGCGGTAATTTTTGTTTTCGGGCTCATCATTTTCATCCACGAGGCGGGGCACTTTCTGGCCGCCCGCCTGGTGGGAGTAGGCGTTTACGAGTTTAGCCTGGGCTTCGGCCCCCGGCTGGGGGGGTTTAAGCGCCACAAGACCGAGTACAACTTGCGCCTGGTACCCTTAGGGGGATACGTCCGGCTGGTGGGGATGGACCCGGAGGACAAAGAGCGGGAGGCCCCTTATAGCTTCGCCCGCAAGCCGGTCTGGAGCCGCATGCTAGTGATCCTAGCGGGGCCCTTCATGAACTTTTTCCTGGCCGTGCTTATGCTGGCCATAGTTTTTTTCTGGCAGGGTATACCGGTGGCTACCACCCGCATCGCTGAAGTTCTGCCCCACTACCCAGCGGCAGCAGCGGGATTTAAGCCCGGGGACCGCATCGTGGCCATAGACGGGCAACCGGTCAACTCCTGGAAGGAGATAGCTAAGATCATCGGGAGCGGCCCCTCCCAGGAGAGAACTATCACGGTGGAAAGGGACGGAAAGTTTATTAACCTGGTGGTGAGCCCGCAGCCGGACGAGACGGGCAAGAACAAGATTGGCATCGTGCCGGTGGTGGTGACAGAGCACCCAGGTTTACTGGGGTCTTTGAAACAGGGCGTTGTGGCGACGGCCAACATGATAAAACTCATCTTTCTCTTCTTGGGGCATCTCCTCCTGCACCAAGCTCCGGCCGACATAGGTGGGCCGGTGCGAATAGCGGTGGAGACGGGCAAGGTGGCTCAGATGGGGCTTTCCCCCCTACTGCAGTTCACCGCCTTTTTAAGCATCAATGTGGGCTTTTTCAACCTTCTGCCCATACCGGCTCTCGACGGGGCGCGCTTCCTCTTCCTCCTCTGGGAGGGAGTGACTCGGCGCCCCCTCGATCCCAAGAAGGAAAACCTGGTTCACCTGGTAGGTTTCGCCCTGCTCCTTTTCCTCATCGTGGTCATCACTTACCGCGATCTGCTGCACCTGACCGGAGGGATGGGGAAGTGA
- the hslU gene encoding ATP-dependent protease ATPase subunit HslU: MEDLTPRQIVAELDKYIVGQEEAKRAVAIALRNRYRRSLLPPELRDEVMPKNILMIGPTGVGKTEIARRLARLVRAPFVKVEATKFTEIGYVGRDVEAMVRDLVETAVRMVKQEKMAAVEDKAQELAIERLVEILVPAPAAPARNPLELLFGYSRPAEGMGAEERRAAEELAYRRQVVRERLLRGELEDEYVEIEVEDRSTPFLEIFSAAGVEEMGINLQDFMGNLFPPRKKRRRVKVKEARRYLAQQEAAKLIDMEEVTAEAIKRAEEHGIIFIDEIDKIAGKEIGPGPDVSRAGVQRDILPIVEGSTVPTKYGPVKTDHILFIAAGAFHTAKPSDLIPELQGRFPIRVELKPLTREDFLQILTEPANALIRQYQALLATEGVKLEFTPDALQAVADIAYTVNEQTENIGARRLHTVMEKLIEDISFAAPEMKGQEIVIDADYVRRKLEPIVKREDLSRYIL; the protein is encoded by the coding sequence CGATAAATATATCGTGGGACAGGAAGAGGCCAAGCGGGCCGTGGCCATAGCCCTGCGCAACCGCTACCGGCGAAGCCTTTTGCCGCCGGAGCTGCGGGACGAGGTCATGCCCAAGAATATCCTTATGATAGGCCCCACCGGGGTGGGTAAGACGGAGATCGCCCGCCGCCTGGCCCGGCTGGTGAGGGCTCCTTTCGTCAAGGTGGAGGCTACCAAATTTACCGAGATAGGTTACGTGGGTCGGGACGTCGAGGCCATGGTGCGGGATCTAGTAGAGACGGCGGTGCGCATGGTCAAGCAGGAAAAGATGGCGGCGGTGGAGGACAAGGCCCAGGAGCTGGCCATAGAGCGGCTGGTGGAGATCCTGGTCCCTGCCCCAGCAGCGCCTGCTCGCAACCCTCTGGAGCTGCTCTTCGGCTACTCCCGCCCAGCAGAGGGGATGGGGGCAGAGGAGAGGAGGGCAGCGGAGGAGTTGGCCTACCGGCGGCAAGTGGTGCGGGAGCGGCTGCTGCGGGGGGAGCTGGAGGACGAGTACGTGGAGATCGAGGTGGAGGACCGGAGCACTCCCTTCCTAGAAATCTTCTCGGCGGCCGGGGTGGAAGAGATGGGGATCAACCTCCAGGACTTTATGGGCAACCTCTTCCCTCCCCGCAAGAAGAGAAGGAGGGTGAAGGTTAAGGAGGCACGGCGCTACTTGGCCCAGCAAGAGGCGGCCAAGCTCATCGACATGGAGGAGGTTACTGCCGAGGCCATAAAGCGGGCGGAGGAGCACGGCATCATCTTCATCGACGAGATAGACAAGATAGCCGGCAAAGAGATAGGGCCGGGGCCCGACGTCTCCCGGGCAGGCGTTCAGCGCGACATTCTACCCATTGTAGAGGGCTCCACCGTGCCGACCAAGTACGGCCCGGTGAAGACCGATCACATCCTGTTCATAGCGGCCGGGGCTTTTCACACGGCCAAGCCCTCTGACCTCATACCCGAGCTGCAGGGGCGCTTCCCCATCCGGGTAGAGCTTAAGCCCCTCACGCGGGAGGACTTCCTTCAGATCCTCACCGAACCGGCCAACGCCCTTATCCGCCAGTACCAGGCCTTGCTGGCCACCGAGGGGGTAAAGCTGGAGTTTACCCCCGACGCCTTGCAGGCCGTGGCGGACATTGCCTACACGGTGAACGAGCAGACGGAAAACATAGGGGCGAGGCGCCTGCATACGGTAATGGAGAAACTCATAGAAGACATTTCCTTCGCGGCCCCGGAGATGAAAGGGCAGGAGATAGTGATAGATGCCGATTACGTGCGCCGGAAACTGGAGCCCATAGTCAAGCGGGAGGACCTGAGCCGATACATCTTGTGA
- the tsf gene encoding translation elongation factor Ts — protein MTEIPAKLVKELRERTGAGMMDCKKALMETGGDIEKAIIYLREKGLAAAAKRAGRVAAEGVITAYIHPGNRVGVLVEVNCETDFVARTEEFRQFAHDIALQIAAAKPEYVAREDVPSEVIEREKEILRAQARNEGKPEHVIEKMVEGRLEKFFKEVCLLEQPFIKNPEITVRDLLNELIAKIGENIVIRRFTRYELGEGLKS, from the coding sequence TTGACGGAGATTCCAGCTAAGCTGGTGAAAGAGCTGCGTGAGCGCACGGGTGCGGGCATGATGGACTGCAAGAAGGCCCTCATGGAGACGGGAGGGGACATAGAAAAGGCCATAATCTATCTCCGGGAAAAGGGCCTGGCGGCGGCCGCCAAGCGGGCAGGAAGGGTAGCCGCCGAAGGGGTGATCACGGCTTACATCCACCCCGGCAACCGGGTAGGAGTGCTGGTAGAAGTTAACTGCGAGACCGATTTCGTGGCCCGCACCGAGGAATTCAGGCAGTTTGCCCACGACATAGCCCTGCAGATAGCAGCAGCCAAGCCAGAGTACGTAGCGCGGGAGGACGTTCCTTCAGAAGTAATAGAACGGGAAAAGGAGATCTTGCGGGCCCAGGCTCGTAATGAGGGCAAGCCGGAGCACGTTATCGAAAAGATGGTAGAGGGGCGTCTGGAGAAGTTCTTTAAAGAGGTCTGTCTTCTGGAGCAGCCCTTCATCAAGAACCCGGAGATAACTGTGCGCGATCTCCTGAACGAACTTATAGCCAAGATAGGGGAGAACATAGTGATCAGGCGCTTTACCCGGTATGAGCTCGGTGAAGGACTTAAGAGCTAG
- the ytvI gene encoding sporulation integral membrane protein YtvI, which produces MPEWWRRLWLAASSVVAGAILIAAVLWLLRYLLPVLLPFLIGAVLALFLEPLVRPLERRLPRGVAVFLAMLLFLLFLGLVFTLLGVYLAVELGDLAGSIPTYALEAQGKLFQWFNWLRERYGALPPEAARYLEMTLNALAASAQKWAASLATSLISFFGAVPGFFLIVFVSFLATYFIGRDRYLLESWWQRLWPQPWGETSLNLLRRTSTAFWGYLKAQFFLVSLTALVTTIGLWLSGVKYALTLGLLTGLLDLLPVLGPSTLFLPWIAYSFFTGCVPLGIKLSLVYGATFIIRQLLEARVVAFTLGAHPLAVLFGMYAGLKLIGPGGLILGPVTVIVIQALYRAWQTSRD; this is translated from the coding sequence TTGCCTGAATGGTGGCGGCGCCTGTGGCTGGCGGCGAGCAGTGTGGTGGCGGGAGCCATCCTGATAGCGGCTGTCCTCTGGCTTTTGCGCTACCTTCTCCCCGTTTTGCTACCCTTTCTCATCGGCGCGGTTTTGGCCTTGTTCCTCGAGCCTTTAGTCCGGCCTCTGGAACGCCGCCTACCCCGAGGGGTGGCCGTCTTTCTCGCAATGCTCCTTTTCCTTTTATTTCTAGGACTGGTATTTACCTTGCTGGGGGTTTACCTGGCGGTAGAGCTGGGCGATTTGGCCGGTAGCATCCCAACTTACGCCCTGGAAGCACAGGGCAAGCTCTTTCAGTGGTTTAACTGGCTGCGGGAGCGCTACGGGGCCCTTCCTCCGGAGGCGGCCCGCTACCTGGAAATGACCTTGAACGCTCTGGCGGCCAGCGCCCAGAAATGGGCCGCCTCGCTGGCCACATCCCTCATCTCCTTCTTCGGCGCCGTTCCCGGTTTCTTCCTCATAGTCTTCGTGAGCTTCCTGGCCACCTACTTCATCGGGCGTGACCGGTACCTGCTGGAGAGTTGGTGGCAGCGCCTCTGGCCCCAGCCCTGGGGGGAAACCTCTTTAAACCTCTTGCGGCGCACCTCCACCGCCTTCTGGGGATACCTCAAGGCTCAGTTCTTCCTCGTTTCTCTGACAGCGCTGGTGACCACCATAGGGCTCTGGCTGAGCGGCGTCAAATACGCTTTGACCTTGGGGCTTTTGACTGGTCTTCTGGACCTTCTGCCCGTCTTGGGACCGAGCACCCTTTTCTTACCCTGGATCGCCTACTCCTTCTTCACCGGGTGCGTTCCCTTAGGTATCAAGTTATCTCTTGTTTACGGTGCCACCTTCATCATAAGGCAGCTGCTGGAGGCCAGGGTGGTGGCCTTTACTTTAGGGGCCCACCCCTTGGCGGTGCTCTTCGGCATGTACGCGGGCTTGAAGCTCATCGGTCCCGGCGGGCTGATACTTGGCCCCGTCACGGTCATCGTGATCCAGGCCCTCTACCGGGCCTGGCAGACTTCCCGCGACTGA
- the ispG gene encoding flavodoxin-dependent (E)-4-hydroxy-3-methylbut-2-enyl-diphosphate synthase produces MRRLTRPVFLGKVQIGGGAPVVVQSMTKTPTRDVERTVAQIRSLEEAGCEVVRVAVPDLESARAIEKIKARVSLPLVADVHFDYRLALAALEAGADGLRLNPGNIGDKEKIRKVVDKARERQVPIRIGVNAGSLEKDLYAKYGGVTAEALVESALRHVRLLEEMDFRLIKISVKASDVPLTVQAYRLLSQKVDYPLHVGITEAGPGDRGLIKSAVGLGILLAEGIGDTIRVSLTGDPCYEVWAAWEILKVLGLRKRGIELISCPTCGRCEIDVLTIATEVDRRLRRVTAPIKVAVMGCVVNGPGEAREADVGLAGGRGWGVIFRHGCPVKKVPAERLAEELLATIREMGIEGVE; encoded by the coding sequence GTGAGGCGGCTCACCCGTCCTGTGTTTTTGGGCAAGGTACAGATCGGCGGCGGGGCGCCGGTGGTGGTTCAGTCCATGACCAAAACCCCCACCCGGGACGTCGAGCGCACGGTGGCCCAGATTCGCTCGCTGGAGGAGGCCGGCTGCGAAGTGGTCCGGGTGGCGGTGCCAGATTTAGAATCAGCCCGGGCCATCGAGAAAATAAAGGCGCGGGTTTCTCTCCCTTTGGTCGCCGATGTTCATTTCGATTACCGCCTGGCCTTAGCGGCTTTAGAAGCCGGAGCTGACGGGTTGCGACTAAACCCTGGAAACATAGGGGATAAAGAAAAGATTAGAAAAGTGGTGGACAAGGCGCGGGAGCGCCAGGTTCCCATAAGGATAGGGGTGAACGCCGGCTCGCTGGAAAAGGACCTTTACGCCAAGTACGGGGGCGTGACGGCGGAGGCCCTGGTGGAAAGCGCCTTGCGCCACGTGCGCCTGCTGGAGGAGATGGACTTCCGCTTGATAAAAATTTCCGTCAAGGCTTCCGACGTCCCCTTGACGGTCCAAGCTTACCGGCTTTTGAGTCAGAAAGTGGACTATCCCTTGCACGTGGGGATAACCGAGGCGGGTCCCGGAGACCGGGGGCTCATAAAGTCGGCCGTGGGGCTAGGGATCTTATTGGCAGAAGGAATAGGGGACACTATCCGCGTTTCCCTCACCGGCGACCCCTGCTACGAGGTCTGGGCTGCGTGGGAGATCCTCAAGGTTTTAGGACTTAGGAAGCGTGGGATAGAGCTTATTTCCTGCCCCACCTGCGGGCGCTGCGAGATAGACGTGCTTACCATAGCCACCGAGGTGGACCGGCGGCTTCGTCGGGTGACGGCACCCATCAAGGTGGCGGTCATGGGGTGCGTGGTCAACGGGCCGGGGGAGGCTCGGGAGGCCGACGTGGGCCTGGCCGGGGGACGAGGCTGGGGAGTCATCTTCCGGCATGGTTGCCCGGTGAAGAAGGTGCCGGCCGAGCGGCTGGCAGAAGAGCTCCTGGCCACTATCAGGGAAATGGGCATAGAGGGAGTAGAATGA
- a CDS encoding 1-deoxy-D-xylulose-5-phosphate reductoisomerase, which produces MRELVVLGSTGSIGRQTLEVVQLFPERFRVKGLAAGKNWKLLREQVLSFRPEAVALAGEEEARLLAESLPPEFRPSIFWGEEGLEHLASWPGTDTVLVAVTGAAGWKPTLAAIKAGKRIALANKETLVVAGEIVVREAQRRGTPILPVDSEHAAIWQCLEGRKGVKRIILTASGGPFREYSLEELAKVRPAEALRHPTWRMGPKITVDSATLMNKGLEVIEAHWLFGLEYDKIKVLIHPQSIVHGLVEFIDGTWLGAMSVTDMRLPILYALSYPERMATELFPLDLARVGTLTFTEPDYERFPCLGLAIEAGKIGGTMPAVLNAANEVAVAAFLEERLPFLGIPAVVEEVMRRHQVVKDLSLEAIEEADAWARKEAEALIKRWG; this is translated from the coding sequence GTGCGCGAGCTGGTGGTTTTAGGCAGTACCGGGTCCATAGGCAGGCAGACCCTAGAAGTGGTGCAACTTTTCCCGGAACGCTTTCGGGTGAAAGGATTGGCGGCAGGGAAGAACTGGAAGCTTTTGCGGGAGCAGGTGCTATCCTTTCGCCCCGAAGCGGTGGCCCTGGCCGGCGAAGAGGAAGCGCGGTTACTGGCGGAGTCGCTTCCTCCGGAGTTTCGCCCGTCCATCTTCTGGGGGGAGGAAGGGCTCGAGCATCTGGCTTCCTGGCCGGGGACGGATACGGTGCTGGTAGCGGTCACCGGGGCGGCGGGCTGGAAGCCCACTCTGGCGGCCATAAAAGCTGGTAAAAGAATAGCCCTGGCCAATAAAGAAACCCTGGTGGTGGCCGGGGAGATCGTGGTGCGGGAAGCACAAAGAAGGGGTACGCCTATTTTGCCGGTGGACAGCGAGCACGCTGCCATATGGCAGTGCCTGGAAGGAAGAAAAGGGGTGAAGAGGATAATCCTCACGGCCTCTGGGGGACCTTTTCGAGAATATTCCCTGGAAGAACTGGCTAAAGTTCGGCCAGCAGAGGCGCTGCGCCACCCCACCTGGCGCATGGGGCCCAAGATAACGGTGGACTCAGCCACCCTCATGAACAAGGGGTTGGAGGTTATCGAAGCCCATTGGCTCTTCGGTCTGGAGTATGATAAGATTAAGGTACTAATTCACCCCCAGAGCATCGTGCATGGCCTGGTAGAGTTTATCGACGGAACCTGGCTGGGAGCCATGAGTGTGACCGATATGCGCTTGCCCATCCTCTACGCCCTTAGTTACCCCGAGAGGATGGCCACTGAGCTTTTCCCCCTGGATTTGGCCCGGGTGGGGACCTTAACCTTCACCGAGCCCGATTATGAGCGCTTTCCTTGCCTCGGCCTGGCCATAGAGGCGGGGAAGATCGGCGGGACCATGCCGGCGGTGCTCAATGCCGCCAACGAAGTGGCGGTGGCGGCTTTTCTAGAGGAGAGACTTCCCTTCCTGGGCATCCCGGCAGTGGTGGAAGAAGTGATGAGGCGCCACCAGGTGGTCAAGGATCTTTCTCTGGAGGCCATCGAAGAAGCCGATGCCTGGGCGCGTAAGGAAGCGGAGGCGCTGATAAAACGGTGGGGATAG
- a CDS encoding phosphatidate cytidylyltransferase, protein MSLPRELGLRVLSAVLGAPLILLLGWWGNWPFFLFLALLYLLGLREMALLLRIPPLWPWVNSVFFIWAARLGKPDYELAILPAAICTAVALVFLFPRFSPREAAATFFSSTYLSFLFFPFFLRSLPDGWCWLLFLLLITWTFDTVAYFTGRFWGRRRLVAHLSPGKTVEGSVGGLLASGCLSLLFTPWFGLSPLSLFLLGSGVGVAAQLGDLVLSAVKRASNKKDAGSLIPGHGGILDRFDSLCLSAPLVYYFASWHLGG, encoded by the coding sequence ATGTCTTTACCGCGGGAACTCGGCTTGCGCGTCCTAAGCGCGGTCCTGGGAGCTCCGCTCATCCTGCTTTTGGGTTGGTGGGGTAACTGGCCCTTCTTTCTCTTCCTGGCCCTGCTTTACCTGCTGGGCCTGCGGGAGATGGCCCTGCTCTTGAGAATACCTCCGCTCTGGCCATGGGTTAATTCCGTTTTCTTCATCTGGGCGGCCCGACTGGGGAAGCCGGATTATGAGCTTGCCATCCTGCCCGCGGCCATATGTACCGCCGTGGCTCTGGTATTTCTTTTTCCCCGCTTTTCTCCCCGGGAAGCAGCAGCCACCTTTTTCTCCAGTACCTATCTTTCCTTTCTGTTCTTTCCTTTCTTTCTTCGCTCCTTACCCGATGGCTGGTGCTGGCTCCTCTTTCTTCTGCTGATTACCTGGACTTTCGACACGGTAGCCTACTTCACCGGCCGTTTCTGGGGCAGGCGCCGCCTGGTTGCGCACCTTAGCCCCGGCAAGACGGTAGAAGGGTCAGTGGGAGGGCTTTTGGCCAGCGGGTGTCTTTCTTTGCTCTTCACCCCCTGGTTTGGTCTTTCTCCTTTGAGTCTCTTTCTCCTGGGCTCAGGGGTGGGGGTGGCGGCGCAGCTCGGCGATCTCGTCCTTTCGGCCGTGAAGCGGGCCAGCAATAAAAAGGATGCCGGCAGCCTCATACCGGGGCACGGCGGCATCCTCGACCGCTTTGACAGCCTGTGCCTCTCTGCCCCTCTGGTCTACTACTTCGCCTCCTGGCACCTGGGGGGATAG
- the pyrH gene encoding UMP kinase, producing MVVKPKYRRVVIKVSGEALAGEQGYGIDPAVVSFVAREIQQVKEEFNVEIAIVVGGGNIWRGLSGAARGMDRATADYMGMLATVINALALQDALEKLGVETRVQTAIEMRAVAEPYIRRRAIRHLEKGRVVIFAAGTGSPYFSTDTTAALRAAEIEAEAILMAKRGVDGVYDDDPRRNPRARKFEYLTFMEMLNLGLGVMDATAASLCMENKLPVIVFNVQEAGSIRKILLGEKVGTFIGGEEGCRKPLSVPNSP from the coding sequence GTGGTAGTTAAACCGAAATACCGCCGAGTAGTGATAAAGGTGAGCGGGGAGGCGCTGGCGGGGGAGCAGGGTTACGGGATCGACCCAGCCGTGGTCTCTTTCGTGGCGCGCGAAATCCAGCAGGTAAAAGAGGAGTTTAACGTAGAGATAGCCATAGTGGTGGGCGGAGGCAACATTTGGCGGGGCCTGTCAGGTGCTGCCCGGGGCATGGACCGGGCTACGGCTGACTACATGGGGATGCTGGCCACAGTTATTAACGCCCTGGCTCTTCAGGACGCCCTGGAAAAGTTAGGGGTAGAAACCCGGGTTCAGACGGCCATCGAAATGCGGGCAGTAGCCGAACCCTATATCCGACGCCGCGCTATCCGCCACCTGGAGAAAGGGCGGGTGGTCATATTTGCCGCTGGAACGGGTAGCCCCTACTTTTCCACCGACACCACGGCGGCCCTGCGAGCGGCGGAGATCGAGGCGGAAGCCATTTTAATGGCCAAGCGGGGCGTGGACGGCGTTTACGATGACGACCCCCGCCGCAACCCCCGGGCGCGCAAGTTCGAGTACCTCACCTTTATGGAGATGCTCAACCTGGGCCTCGGGGTAATGGATGCCACGGCAGCTTCCCTCTGCATGGAAAACAAGCTGCCCGTCATCGTCTTCAACGTCCAAGAAGCAGGCAGCATCCGCAAGATCCTTCTGGGAGAGAAGGTCGGGACCTTCATAGGGGGTGAAGAGGGGTGCAGGAAACCCTTGAGCGTGCCGAACTCTCCATGA
- the frr gene encoding ribosome recycling factor has protein sequence MKKAVEHFKKDLAAIRTGRASPALLEKVMVDYYGVPTPVNQLATITAPEPRLLVIQPWDRSIINEIEKAILKSDLGLTPNNDGQVIRLILPQLTQERREELVRVARKRAEEARVAIRNIRREANDELKEKQKKENVSEDEIKRLQGEVQKLTEKYIKEVDNLLAAKEKEIMEV, from the coding sequence ATGAAGAAGGCCGTAGAGCACTTCAAAAAGGACCTGGCAGCCATAAGGACCGGGCGGGCCTCACCTGCCCTGCTGGAGAAGGTAATGGTGGACTACTATGGGGTCCCTACCCCGGTGAACCAGCTGGCCACCATCACCGCCCCGGAGCCCCGTTTGCTGGTGATTCAGCCCTGGGACCGGTCGATCATCAACGAAATCGAGAAGGCCATTCTCAAGTCCGACCTGGGGCTAACCCCTAACAACGACGGCCAGGTGATCCGTCTAATTCTGCCGCAGCTCACCCAGGAGCGGAGAGAAGAGTTGGTGCGCGTGGCGCGCAAGCGGGCGGAGGAGGCCCGGGTGGCCATCCGCAACATCCGCCGCGAGGCCAACGACGAACTCAAGGAGAAGCAGAAAAAAGAAAATGTTTCGGAAGACGAAATAAAGCGGCTCCAGGGGGAAGTGCAGAAGCTCACTGAAAAATATATTAAGGAAGTGGATAACCTCCTAGCGGCCAAGGAAAAGGAGATTATGGAAGTTTAA